From Panicum hallii strain FIL2 chromosome 2, PHallii_v3.1, whole genome shotgun sequence, a single genomic window includes:
- the LOC112881645 gene encoding uncharacterized protein At4g14100-like: MAPTRWPPPPLLLLFLFAAAAAATATTEDASGPPPSPTPWPERFHAVMFTNLTNYSVASTGPPLRITDLYYDWPRRRNLNLVRHQLSADPLYDVEWNNGTSFYFNSSTCRVERFPVGVLPPWWLSGGGAEYMGRGVTGGIECHVWGKAGFIVYYEEASTGRPVRWNFIDVTGIEQFVMSFEPGVVLEDAQWQAPAHCFPDDSEEQGKGNGHVASSSDEVWDGLAVASRLLRKLAGTAATS; this comes from the exons ATGGCGCCCACCCGctggcccccgccgccgctcctcctcctcttcctgttcgccgccgccgctgccgccacgGCGACGACAGAGGATGCATCCGGCCCGCCTCCATCACCGACGCCGTGGCCGGAGCGGTTCCACGCGGTGATGTTCACCAACCTGACCAACTACTCGGTGGCCTCCACGGGCCCGCCGCTCCGCATCACGGACCTCTACTACGACtggccgcggcggcgcaacCTGAACCTGGTCCGCCACCAGCTCTCCGCCGACCCGCTCTACGACGTGGAGTGGAACAACGGCACCAGCTTCTACTTCAACTCCTCCACCTGCCGCGTCGAGCGGTTCCCCGTCGGCGTGCTCCCGCCCTGGTGGCTCTCCGGGGGCGGCGCCGAGTACATGGGGCGCGGCGTCACCGGCGGGATCGAGTGCCACGTCTGGGGCAAGGCCGGGTTCATCGTCTACTACGAGGAGGCCAGCACGGGGCGGCCCGTCCGCTGGAACTTCATCGACG TGACGGGGATCGAACAGTTCGTGATGAGCTTTGAGCCCGGCGTGGTGCTGGAGGACGCGCAGTGGCAGGCGCCCGCGCATTGCTTCCCGGACGACAGCGAAGAACAAGGGAAGGGCAATGGCCATGTCGCAAGCAGCAGCGATGAGGTCTGGGATGGTCTTGCGGTGGCGAGCAGGCTACTCAGGAAGCTTGCAGGAACTGCAGCAACGTCTTGA